One part of the Coffea eugenioides isolate CCC68of chromosome 10, Ceug_1.0, whole genome shotgun sequence genome encodes these proteins:
- the LOC113749064 gene encoding tRNA (carboxymethyluridine(34)-5-O)-methyltransferase has translation MVLGIASASRFYFKRGFGHSSVIRSSFCSLRSSSDMKEVSSDKGSSGSALAGGGSPALPPVKVGASLRSPSSVVQSTPEIEKKYVHRVYDAIAPHFSSTRFAKWPKVSAFLNSLVPGSLVLDAGCGNGKYLGLNPNCYFIGCDISAPLIKICADRGHEVLVADAVNLPYRTGYGDAAISIAVLHHLSTERRRRKAVDELIRVVKKGGFVLITVWAREQEDGALLNKWTPLTQKYLEEWVGPGSPRVRSPSSPLTLESIPEAEENGSREQLKEFMDTSTDLRSLQLRHLHMNSQAADLSLASETKKGCEDQQEFFVPWHLPYHRAEVSGASANAVAIGLAKKDDKKGAVVYNRYYHVFSEGELEKLVSGIGNAVVVDRFFDKSNWCIILEKIS, from the coding sequence ATGGTATTGGGCATTGCAAGTGCTAGTAGGTTTTATTTCAAGAGGGGTTTTGGGCATTCTTCTGTCATACGAAGTAGTTTCTGTAGTTTGAGAAGTTCTAGTGATATGAAAGAAGTCTCTAGTGACAAAGGCTCTAGTGGGTCTGCTTTAGCCGGTGGAGGTTCTCCTGCTTTACCACCTGTCAAGGTTGGTGCCAGCCTAAGGTCTCCTTCTTCAGTTGTACAATCAACACCAGAAATCGAAAAGAAGTATGTTCATCGTGTTTATGATGCAATTGCTCCCCATTTTAGTTCTACTCGGTTTGCCAAGTGGCCAAAAGTTTCAGCTTTTCTGAATTCTTTGGTTCCTGGATCCCTTGTCTTGGATGCTGGATGTGGAAATGGAAAATACTTAGGGCTTAATCCCAATTGCTATTTTATTGGCTGTGATATAAGTGCACCCCTTATCAAGATTTGTGCGGATAGAGGGCACGAAGTCTTGGTTGCTGATGCTGTCAATCTTCCATATCGGACTGGTTATGGTGATGCAGCAATCTCCATTGCTGTCTTACATCACCTTAGCACTGAAAGGAGAAGGAGAAAAGCTGTAGATGAATTAATCCGTGTTGTGAAGAAGGGTGGATTTGTTTTGATAACAGTTTGGGCTAGGGAACAAGAGGATGGAGCACTATTAAACAAGTGGACTCCACTTACTCAGAAATATTTGGAGGAGTGGGTAGGGCCAGGTAGTCCTCGTGTTCGAAGCCCTTCATCCCCTTTAACTCTGGAGAGTATACCGGAAGCTGAGGAAAATGGTTCAAGAGAGCAGTTAAAAGAATTTATGGATACATCTACTGATTTGAGATCACTTCAATTAAGGCATTTGCACATGAATTCTCAGGCTGCAGATCTTTCATTGGCTTCAGAAACTAAAAAAGGTTGTGAAGACCAGCAGGAATTTTTTGTTCCATGGCACTTGCCTTATCATCGAGCTGAAGTAAGTGGAGCTTCTGCTAATGCTGTTGCGATTGGTCTCGCAAAGAAGGATGATAAGAAGGGTGCAGTGGTTTACAACAGATATTACCATGTTTTCAGTGAAGGTGAACTTGAAAA